A DNA window from Roseovarius sp. Pro17 contains the following coding sequences:
- a CDS encoding TonB-dependent receptor plug domain-containing protein — protein sequence MKRVLLTTTILTGALSATAATAQQTYDLGTIVLSSSLSPVERGRTGATVEVLEGEQAGGNDTSVINRLDRLPGVSSTSNGGLGNLGTIQIRGLPARYVGVRINGIDVADPSNTQNQFNFGGLTASGIGRIEVLKGSQSALYGSEAIAGVVDITTYRPEKLGFSGQAQAEGGSFGTYSGTLSGGYRSERGYIALSYGHVQTDGISAQAFNTEKDGFEQTTVDMTGEYDVTETLTIGGALHYRDGEIDIDRSRFTNDASGINYYTEQGARIFATLQSGAVTHTLSYSYFDIDRDDPTGFTTTFTGERHNIAYLGSAELGGRTVLNFGIDHTEEKFTSGPARGSEDDTALQAELLVAASDRVDISAALRYDDDSSFGGKTTGRLAAVWRPVEDIAFRAVIGTGYRAPSLYERFGPFGLATLTPEESRSYEMGVEKTFGDLGYAKATVFYTEIDDLIEFAGASYNQVPGTTKSRGFELSGEYALNAAVSVFGAYTYTNATTDGARLARTPKHDLVVGVQSDFTDRFSGYVDVRHVADVEPSAFSPVGNKVGAYTLVGAGVSYDVSPNAQLYLRLENLFDEDYETAGGYNQPGRAAYVGLRANF from the coding sequence ATGAAACGTGTTTTACTGACCACCACCATCCTCACCGGCGCGCTCAGCGCCACCGCCGCCACAGCACAGCAAACCTACGACCTCGGCACGATCGTGCTGTCGTCCAGCCTCAGCCCGGTCGAGAGGGGCCGCACCGGCGCCACTGTCGAAGTGCTGGAGGGCGAGCAAGCAGGCGGCAACGACACCTCCGTCATCAACCGCCTCGATCGTCTGCCCGGTGTTAGTTCTACGTCCAATGGCGGCCTCGGCAACTTGGGTACGATCCAGATTCGCGGCCTGCCGGCGCGCTATGTAGGCGTGCGGATCAACGGAATCGACGTGGCCGATCCGTCGAACACGCAAAACCAGTTTAACTTTGGCGGTCTTACCGCTTCGGGGATTGGCCGGATCGAAGTTCTGAAAGGGTCACAATCGGCGCTCTATGGGTCCGAGGCAATTGCTGGTGTCGTCGATATCACGACGTATCGCCCTGAAAAACTGGGGTTCTCGGGACAGGCTCAAGCCGAGGGTGGCAGTTTTGGCACTTATTCCGGGACGCTCAGCGGCGGCTATCGCTCTGAACGCGGCTATATCGCGCTGAGCTATGGCCACGTCCAGACCGACGGCATTTCGGCGCAGGCGTTCAACACGGAGAAGGACGGTTTCGAGCAGACCACCGTCGACATGACCGGTGAATATGACGTCACCGAAACGCTGACCATCGGCGGCGCGTTACACTACCGCGACGGTGAAATTGACATCGACCGTAGTCGGTTCACCAATGATGCCAGTGGCATCAACTATTATACCGAGCAGGGCGCGCGCATTTTTGCCACGCTACAATCTGGCGCGGTGACGCATACGCTGAGCTACAGCTATTTCGATATTGACCGTGACGATCCAACCGGTTTCACCACCACCTTCACCGGCGAGCGGCACAACATCGCCTATCTCGGCAGTGCCGAGTTGGGTGGGCGCACAGTGCTAAACTTCGGCATTGATCATACCGAAGAAAAATTCACCTCTGGCCCCGCGCGTGGATCCGAGGATGACACCGCCCTTCAGGCCGAACTGCTAGTGGCTGCGAGCGACCGGGTCGATATCTCGGCCGCGCTGCGCTACGACGACGATTCCAGTTTTGGCGGCAAGACGACGGGCCGTCTAGCTGCGGTCTGGCGTCCGGTCGAAGATATCGCATTCCGCGCGGTGATCGGCACCGGCTATCGTGCGCCATCGCTTTACGAGCGGTTCGGCCCCTTCGGCCTTGCCACGTTAACGCCAGAGGAGAGCCGCAGCTACGAAATGGGCGTCGAAAAGACGTTCGGCGATCTTGGCTATGCCAAAGCGACAGTCTTCTATACCGAAATTGACGATTTGATCGAATTCGCGGGCGCCTCTTACAATCAGGTGCCGGGCACGACGAAATCACGGGGTTTCGAGCTGTCGGGCGAATATGCGCTGAATGCGGCGGTCTCGGTTTTCGGGGCCTATACCTATACGAACGCAACGACCGACGGCGCTCGGTTGGCCCGCACGCCCAAACATGACCTCGTCGTTGGGGTGCAGAGCGATTTCACCGACCGTTTCTCGGGCTATGTTGATGTGCGCCATGTCGCCGACGTGGAGCCGTCTGCGTTTTCGCCCGTGGGCAACAAGGTGGGTGCCTACACGCTGGTCGGCGCTGGCGTCAGCTATGACGTAAGCCCGAACGCCCAGCTTTACCTGCGTCTCGAAAACCTCTTTGACGAGGATTACGAGACGGCAGGTGGCTATAATCAGCCGGGCCGCGCAGCCTATGTTGGGCTTCGTGCGAACTTCTGA
- a CDS encoding ABC transporter substrate-binding protein — MSINLCTDQLAMLLAGEGQLISVSRIALDRRASAMADEAAHYVINSGRAEEVHVMRPDLVVAGVYTSRDTVAMLRRLGIEVVLFDIVESLDEVRTRITEMGEALGRQAEAQKMVARFDADLAAMRDDDGPDENAPRAALYYANGYTSGKNSLANDILAAAGLRNAPAEAGYAWGKLPLEILTMIDPDLVITSRRYPGGSRAEEVMDHPVVNALRGQAVSAALTDQDWVCGTPFVLRAISDMSAARRRVEADEPETTKSEAGG; from the coding sequence GTGTCGATCAACCTTTGCACTGATCAGTTGGCAATGCTGCTCGCTGGTGAAGGGCAGCTGATTTCGGTCAGCCGGATCGCGCTGGATCGGCGCGCATCGGCCATGGCGGACGAGGCGGCGCACTACGTTATCAACTCTGGCCGCGCCGAGGAGGTGCATGTGATGCGCCCCGATCTGGTGGTCGCGGGTGTCTATACCTCGCGCGATACTGTCGCGATGCTGCGCCGCCTCGGGATCGAGGTCGTGCTGTTTGATATCGTCGAGTCGCTGGACGAAGTGCGCACCCGCATCACTGAAATGGGCGAGGCGCTGGGGCGGCAGGCCGAGGCTCAGAAAATGGTCGCGCGTTTCGATGCCGACTTGGCAGCAATGCGTGACGACGATGGACCCGATGAGAACGCGCCACGCGCCGCGCTTTATTATGCCAACGGCTATACATCGGGCAAAAATTCACTGGCCAACGACATCCTTGCCGCTGCTGGTCTGCGCAACGCGCCCGCTGAGGCGGGGTATGCCTGGGGCAAGCTTCCGCTGGAAATCCTTACGATGATTGACCCCGATCTGGTCATCACCTCGCGGCGCTACCCCGGCGGCAGCCGCGCCGAAGAGGTCATGGATCATCCGGTCGTCAATGCATTGCGCGGGCAGGCAGTCAGCGCGGCGCTGACAGATCAGGACTGGGTCTGCGGCACGCCCTTCGTGCTGCGTGCAATTAGCGACATGTCCGCCGCGCGCCGCCGCGTCGAGGCCGACGAACCCGAGACCACCAAATCCGAGGCCGGAGGATGA
- a CDS encoding iron ABC transporter permease, translated as MIPLTVATAILFAASLLIGPAELSLGDSLTALWQGGDGPIAMVMRQIRLPRAILALMIGASLGLSGAAMQGYLRNPLAEPGLIGVSGSAALGAVLAIQTGLAAAYTLGLPLAALAGALGGVVLVMALAGPRGGALTLILAGIAISALAGALTSLVLNLSPNPFAANEIVFWMMGSLSDRSMVHVWLALPLMAIGWVLLGTLGRGLDALTLGEDAAGAMGIRLSRMRLVLVIGTACVVGAGTAVAGAIGFVGLVVPHVLRPLVGARPSRLLWASALGGAIMLLTADIAVRLILPTQDLKLGVLTAIVGAPVFLHLIFKTRKDGI; from the coding sequence ATGATCCCTCTAACAGTGGCGACCGCAATCCTGTTCGCTGCGTCGCTGCTAATCGGCCCCGCAGAACTGAGCTTGGGTGATAGCCTGACCGCGCTCTGGCAGGGCGGCGACGGTCCCATCGCAATGGTCATGCGTCAGATCCGTTTGCCGCGCGCCATCCTTGCGCTGATGATCGGCGCCAGCCTCGGCCTCTCGGGCGCCGCGATGCAGGGCTATCTGCGCAATCCTCTGGCCGAGCCGGGGCTGATCGGTGTGTCCGGCTCTGCTGCCCTTGGCGCGGTTCTGGCTATTCAGACCGGGCTGGCGGCCGCCTATACGCTGGGCCTGCCACTGGCGGCGCTGGCGGGCGCGCTGGGTGGCGTCGTGCTGGTCATGGCGCTGGCCGGACCACGCGGCGGGGCGCTGACACTGATCCTTGCGGGTATCGCCATATCAGCGCTGGCGGGCGCGCTGACGTCCTTGGTGCTGAACCTTTCGCCCAATCCTTTTGCCGCGAACGAGATCGTGTTCTGGATGATGGGCTCGCTCTCGGATCGCTCGATGGTGCATGTGTGGCTGGCACTGCCGCTGATGGCCATCGGCTGGGTACTGCTGGGCACTCTGGGGCGCGGCCTAGACGCGTTGACGTTGGGTGAGGATGCGGCTGGCGCGATGGGCATCCGCCTCAGCCGCATGCGGCTGGTGCTGGTCATCGGTACCGCCTGCGTCGTCGGCGCCGGGACGGCGGTGGCGGGTGCCATCGGTTTTGTCGGTCTGGTCGTGCCGCACGTACTGCGCCCCCTGGTGGGTGCGCGGCCCTCGCGCCTGTTGTGGGCGTCCGCACTCGGCGGCGCGATCATGCTGCTGACCGCCGATATCGCCGTGCGCCTGATCCTGCCCACGCAGGATCTAAAGCTGGGCGTTCTGACCGCCATCGTCGGCGCACCGGTGTTCCTGCACCTCATATTCAAGACGCGGAAGGACGGGATATGA